The Candidatus Hinthialibacter antarcticus genome contains a region encoding:
- a CDS encoding DeoR/GlpR family DNA-binding transcription regulator: MMKQQRYDQILSHLNQKGYLTVDDAVELLQTSRSTVSRDFNDLAKNELVIRTHGGIGLPKRSDFRNLPYALRQIKNMDEKEAIARAAVALLHERDTLFLDGGTTTLQVASFLPARGLTVVTNSLHHASQIIENQKPDAPVEVFIAGGLVYAPWHVNIGPQTRYCLEQYHATWAFFSAKGIDKDGVYNHNELIVESERTMISNADKVVLLADHTKFSERSVFFLCELKEIDILITDEHPKSKALLKDIAKLGVEVITVKDE; the protein is encoded by the coding sequence ATGATGAAGCAACAGCGATACGACCAAATCCTCAGTCATCTCAACCAAAAAGGCTACCTGACCGTTGATGACGCCGTTGAACTGCTGCAAACCAGCCGCTCAACCGTAAGCCGAGATTTTAACGATCTGGCCAAGAACGAATTGGTCATTCGTACGCATGGGGGCATTGGGCTTCCTAAGCGAAGCGATTTTCGCAACCTGCCTTATGCGCTGCGTCAAATTAAAAACATGGATGAGAAAGAAGCGATTGCGCGCGCCGCGGTTGCGTTGTTGCACGAGCGCGACACGCTCTTTCTTGACGGCGGCACCACAACCCTGCAAGTCGCGTCCTTTCTTCCCGCTCGCGGGTTGACCGTTGTTACCAATTCACTCCATCACGCCTCACAAATTATCGAAAACCAAAAACCGGATGCGCCAGTCGAGGTGTTCATCGCCGGAGGCTTGGTTTACGCCCCCTGGCACGTGAATATCGGACCGCAAACCCGCTACTGCCTGGAGCAATATCACGCAACCTGGGCGTTTTTCTCCGCGAAGGGCATCGACAAAGACGGCGTGTATAATCACAACGAGTTGATCGTCGAGTCTGAACGCACCATGATCTCGAACGCAGACAAAGTGGTGCTGTTGGCGGACCACACCAAATTCAGCGAACGCTCGGTGTTCTTTTTATGCGAACTCAAAGAGATTGATATTCTCATTACAGATGAACATCCCAAAAGCAAGGCGCTACTGAAAGACATTGCCAAATTAGGCGTTGAAGTTATTACCGTCAAAGACGAGTAG
- a CDS encoding Ni/Fe hydrogenase subunit alpha produces the protein MSQKITIDPITRLEGHGKIDIFLNDEGNVDRAYFQVPELRGFEKFAEGRPCEDMPQITSRICGVCPMAHHMASAKALDDLYKVTPPPAGKKIREMIYNIFTIEDHALHFYFLGGPDFVVGPDAPKGERNILGVIGKVGLEVGKQVIAARKELRGLINLMCGKVIHPVFGLPGGVSKSLKKADLEKFTGAADRAIEFGKFSLQVFDDLVLKNSQYVEWITSDAYTHQTYYMGMVDENNKVNFYDGNIRVVKPDGAEHSTFDPKNYLDHIAEHVEPWSYIKFCYLKDIGWKGFEDGADSGIFSVAPLARLNASDGMATPLAQEAYEKFYATLGGKPVHHTLANHWARLIELLYCAERFKELANDPEITDPNVRTLPTEKPTEGIGAVEAPRGTLFHHYKTDERGVITHANLIVATQNNAARIALSVDKAAKGLIKKGEVNDGLLNMVEMAFRAYDPCHGCATHALPGQMPLMVRLYDADKNIVNELVRNGA, from the coding sequence ATGAGTCAAAAAATCACCATTGATCCCATCACACGGCTAGAAGGCCACGGCAAGATCGATATTTTTTTGAATGACGAGGGCAATGTCGACCGCGCCTATTTCCAGGTGCCGGAACTGCGCGGGTTTGAAAAATTCGCCGAAGGGCGTCCGTGTGAAGACATGCCCCAAATCACCTCGCGCATCTGCGGCGTGTGTCCGATGGCGCACCACATGGCGTCCGCCAAAGCGCTTGACGACCTCTACAAAGTCACGCCTCCGCCTGCGGGCAAGAAAATTCGCGAGATGATTTATAACATCTTCACCATCGAAGATCACGCGCTGCATTTTTATTTTCTCGGCGGGCCTGACTTCGTGGTCGGGCCGGATGCGCCCAAGGGGGAACGCAACATTCTGGGCGTTATCGGTAAGGTCGGGTTGGAAGTCGGCAAACAGGTAATTGCAGCGCGAAAAGAACTGCGCGGCCTGATTAACCTGATGTGCGGCAAGGTCATTCACCCCGTATTTGGCTTGCCCGGCGGCGTTTCAAAATCATTAAAAAAAGCCGACCTCGAAAAGTTCACCGGCGCCGCAGACCGCGCCATTGAGTTTGGTAAGTTCAGCCTGCAAGTCTTCGATGACTTGGTGTTGAAAAATTCGCAATACGTCGAATGGATCACTTCTGACGCTTATACCCACCAAACCTATTACATGGGGATGGTGGACGAAAATAACAAAGTCAATTTTTATGACGGTAACATCCGCGTCGTGAAGCCGGACGGCGCCGAACACTCAACATTTGATCCCAAAAATTATCTCGATCACATTGCTGAGCATGTAGAACCGTGGAGTTACATCAAATTCTGCTATCTGAAAGATATCGGCTGGAAAGGTTTTGAAGACGGCGCCGATAGCGGCATTTTTAGCGTCGCGCCTCTGGCCCGCTTGAATGCATCGGACGGTATGGCGACGCCGTTGGCGCAGGAAGCATACGAAAAATTCTATGCGACCCTGGGCGGAAAGCCGGTCCATCATACCCTCGCCAATCACTGGGCGCGTTTGATTGAATTGCTCTATTGCGCTGAGCGTTTCAAAGAGCTGGCCAATGATCCTGAAATTACCGACCCCAACGTACGTACTCTGCCGACGGAGAAGCCGACCGAAGGCATTGGTGCGGTCGAAGCGCCGCGCGGTACGTTGTTCCATCATTACAAAACTGACGAACGCGGCGTGATTACCCACGCGAACCTGATTGTCGCGACCCAAAACAACGCGGCGCGTATTGCGTTGTCGGTTGATAAAGCCGCCAAGGGCTTAATCAAAAAAGGCGAAGTGAATGACGGTCTGTTGAATATGGTCGAGATGGCGTTTCGTGCTTACGACCCTTGTCACGGCTGCGCGACTCACGCCTTGCCGGGGCAGATGCCGTTGATGGTGCGTTTGTATGACGCTGACAAAAATATCGTGAATGAATTGGTCCGAAACGGAGCGTGA
- a CDS encoding hydrogenase maturation protease, which translates to MKTLVLGLGNDLIADDGVGIEAARRLREIFAETPDVDVHECSMSGIALLEELIDYDRVVLIDAVKTGKTPVGEITSLRLEDLGAVLAPSPHYAGLPELLALANELELDFPKEFVIYAIEVEDPFTIGGGMTQGVLNALPKLVEQVKTKVDEWICETALA; encoded by the coding sequence ATGAAAACCCTTGTCCTGGGTTTAGGTAATGACCTGATCGCTGATGACGGCGTCGGCATTGAAGCCGCGCGTCGCCTGCGTGAAATATTCGCTGAAACGCCCGATGTGGACGTGCATGAATGTTCGATGTCCGGCATCGCGCTGCTCGAAGAATTGATCGACTATGACCGGGTGGTTTTGATTGACGCCGTGAAGACCGGTAAAACGCCAGTCGGTGAAATCACATCATTACGCTTGGAAGATTTGGGCGCGGTGCTGGCGCCGTCGCCGCACTATGCGGGCTTGCCCGAACTGTTGGCGCTGGCGAACGAATTGGAACTCGATTTTCCAAAAGAATTTGTGATCTATGCAATTGAAGTCGAAGACCCGTTCACCATCGGCGGCGGTATGACCCAAGGCGTGTTAAACGCCTTGCCGAAGTTGGTTGAACAGGTGAAAACAAAAGTGGACGAATGGATTTGTGAGACTGCTTTGGCCTAA
- a CDS encoding hydrogenase iron-sulfur subunit, with protein MSDSTFEPRIVAFFCNWCTYTAADLTGISRLDYAHNVRVIRVMCSGRIDPQFIMAALRQGADGVLIGGCHPGDCHYIEGNYKMLRRYRLMRKYLKMVGIEEDRVRLEWIAASEGDKVQRVINEMTESLRAMGPLEMPSMPMPELNGVEADAKELAAVE; from the coding sequence ATGTCTGATTCGACCTTCGAACCTCGAATCGTCGCATTTTTCTGTAACTGGTGCACTTACACGGCGGCGGATCTGACAGGCATATCCCGTCTCGATTATGCGCACAATGTTCGCGTGATTCGCGTGATGTGTTCGGGCCGCATTGACCCGCAATTTATCATGGCGGCGTTACGCCAAGGCGCCGACGGCGTGTTAATCGGCGGCTGCCATCCCGGCGACTGCCACTACATTGAAGGCAATTACAAAATGCTGCGGCGTTATCGCCTGATGCGCAAATATTTGAAAATGGTCGGCATTGAAGAAGATCGCGTTCGTTTAGAATGGATCGCCGCCTCGGAAGGCGACAAGGTGCAGCGCGTCATCAACGAGATGACTGAATCGCTTCGCGCTATGGGGCCGTTAGAAATGCCGTCGATGCCCATGCCGGAACTGAACGGCGTTGAAGCGGACGCAAAAGAATTAGCGGCAGTAGAGTAA
- a CDS encoding 4Fe-4S dicluster domain-containing protein gives MHDWGKRSIKYEAELDPDFCNEIMDDVGSESLRHCIQCGTCSATCPVSLYMDFTPRRIVAMVREGFKDEVLHSFTPWICASCYSCTVECPKEVKITETMYAIKQRAIEEHVHPKRFAVPVLAKEFFKQVESNGRTSEGMLITKLFLKTQPTKLIKQSAMGMRLFFTGRLEVLPKKIKGIRQLKKLLEIAGNGHGSQTV, from the coding sequence ATGCACGATTGGGGAAAGCGAAGCATCAAGTATGAAGCGGAGTTAGATCCAGATTTCTGCAATGAAATCATGGATGACGTCGGCAGTGAAAGTTTACGCCACTGTATCCAATGTGGAACGTGCAGCGCCACGTGCCCCGTCAGTCTCTACATGGATTTTACTCCACGCCGCATTGTCGCCATGGTACGGGAGGGGTTCAAAGACGAAGTGCTGCATAGTTTCACGCCGTGGATTTGCGCGTCGTGTTACTCCTGCACCGTTGAATGCCCCAAAGAAGTGAAGATTACCGAAACCATGTACGCGATCAAACAGCGGGCCATCGAAGAGCATGTACATCCAAAGCGCTTTGCTGTGCCGGTTTTGGCCAAAGAGTTCTTCAAACAGGTCGAAAGCAACGGACGCACCAGTGAAGGCATGCTTATCACTAAATTGTTTTTGAAAACGCAGCCAACCAAACTCATCAAGCAAAGCGCGATGGGGATGCGTTTATTTTTCACCGGGCGCCTGGAAGTATTGCCGAAGAAAATCAAAGGCATTCGTCAGTTGAAAAAATTGTTGGAAATCGCTGGAAACGGTCACGGAAGCCAGACGGTTTAA
- a CDS encoding CoB--CoM heterodisulfide reductase iron-sulfur subunit B family protein translates to MTYFYYPGCSLKGTGRAYDESLRAVFNALQIEHKEIDDWNCCGATAYMAVDQDKAYALASRNLALAENEGKPNGKPVEVMAPCNACYLVLMKTQKKLEEDALGDRKLVNALGEVGLNYNGKVTVRHPLDILYNDIGLDAVGERVSEPLANLKVACYYGCQIVRPYSTFDDQYNPMVMDKVVESLGAEAIQWPLKTRCCGGSMTGTIPEVGLRLSFILLKEAKKRGADVIVTTCPLCQFNLECYQNEMKKEFGEEIDIPVVFFTQLMGKAFGLSDQELGLQRLFVPFKTTAAV, encoded by the coding sequence ATGACCTATTTCTACTATCCCGGGTGCTCACTGAAAGGGACCGGTCGCGCATACGACGAGTCGCTGCGGGCCGTGTTCAACGCATTGCAGATTGAGCATAAGGAAATCGACGATTGGAACTGCTGCGGCGCAACCGCTTATATGGCAGTCGACCAAGACAAAGCCTACGCTTTGGCTTCACGAAACTTGGCCCTTGCAGAGAACGAGGGCAAACCCAACGGTAAGCCGGTTGAAGTGATGGCGCCGTGCAACGCCTGTTATCTGGTGTTGATGAAGACCCAGAAAAAACTGGAAGAAGACGCGCTTGGCGACCGCAAACTGGTCAACGCGCTGGGCGAAGTCGGCCTCAACTATAACGGCAAGGTGACCGTCCGCCACCCACTCGACATTCTCTATAACGACATCGGCTTAGACGCGGTTGGAGAACGAGTGAGCGAACCCTTGGCGAACCTTAAAGTCGCCTGTTATTACGGCTGCCAGATTGTGCGGCCCTATTCGACGTTTGACGATCAATATAACCCGATGGTGATGGACAAAGTGGTTGAGTCGTTGGGCGCTGAGGCGATTCAATGGCCGCTCAAGACGCGCTGCTGCGGTGGTTCGATGACGGGGACGATTCCCGAAGTCGGGCTTCGCCTCAGTTTTATTCTTCTTAAAGAAGCCAAAAAGCGCGGGGCTGACGTGATTGTAACGACCTGTCCATTGTGTCAGTTCAATCTTGAATGCTACCAAAATGAAATGAAAAAAGAGTTCGGCGAAGAAATCGACATCCCCGTCGTGTTCTTTACGCAACTCATGGGCAAGGCGTTTGGATTGTCAGACCAGGAACTGGGTCTACAACGCTTGTTCGTTCCCTTCAAGACAACGGCAGCGGTGTAA
- a CDS encoding sialate O-acetylesterase, which yields MKSRTALQMLSVMFAFAFCLTASYADVKPNALFSDHMVLQQGKTIHVWGTANPGEKVTVQLDRQKKSTKTGDNGEWKVALKKMTVGGPYELTISGDNTITYNNVMLGEVWVCSGQSNMQWTVSNSNNPDYEIKMANYPNIRLFYVPRVSTGEPQKNVNAKWEVCNPSTIPGFSAVAYFFGRELNTRLNVPIGLIHTSWGGTPAEAWTRQQELEDLPIASKIVEDGKNKLANYPNQLEKLEQDYLDWKERAQLAEYKGDPVPEAPRIPDDFRRHPWRPSGLYNAMIAPLIPFGIQGAIWYQGESNAGRAYQYRELFPTMIQSWRNAWDQGDFPFYFVQLANFKPGGGNWPELREAQTMTLSLPNTGMAVTTDIGNPVDIHPRNKQDVGKRLALVALAQDYGHDIVYSGPMYKAMEVKGNSVALSFDHLGSGMVTLGGDTLNGFIIAGSDKEFHPASAKIEGDKVIVSSDAVSSPVAVRYAWTDNPEEANLFNKEGLPASSFRTDEWPGQTVDNR from the coding sequence ATGAAATCGAGAACAGCATTACAAATGCTAAGCGTCATGTTTGCGTTCGCGTTTTGTTTGACCGCAAGTTACGCCGACGTAAAACCAAACGCCCTGTTCAGCGACCACATGGTCTTACAACAAGGCAAAACCATTCACGTCTGGGGGACAGCGAATCCCGGCGAAAAAGTCACCGTCCAGTTAGACCGCCAAAAAAAATCAACCAAGACGGGCGACAACGGCGAGTGGAAAGTCGCGCTGAAGAAAATGACAGTCGGCGGCCCCTACGAACTGACCATCAGCGGCGATAACACCATCACCTACAACAACGTCATGCTGGGCGAAGTCTGGGTCTGCAGCGGACAATCCAACATGCAATGGACGGTCTCAAACAGTAACAACCCTGACTATGAAATCAAAATGGCGAACTACCCCAACATTCGCCTGTTCTACGTCCCGCGCGTATCCACTGGCGAGCCGCAAAAGAACGTCAACGCAAAATGGGAAGTCTGCAACCCGTCCACCATCCCCGGCTTCTCTGCAGTCGCCTATTTCTTTGGACGCGAATTAAACACGCGCCTCAACGTCCCCATCGGTTTGATTCACACCTCCTGGGGCGGAACCCCCGCCGAAGCCTGGACGCGCCAACAAGAACTCGAAGACCTGCCGATCGCCTCTAAAATTGTTGAAGACGGCAAGAACAAATTAGCGAACTATCCAAACCAACTCGAAAAACTCGAACAAGATTATCTGGACTGGAAAGAACGCGCCCAACTTGCTGAATACAAAGGCGACCCTGTTCCAGAAGCGCCGCGTATCCCGGACGACTTCCGCCGCCACCCCTGGCGCCCCAGCGGCTTGTACAACGCCATGATCGCCCCACTGATTCCTTTCGGCATCCAAGGCGCCATCTGGTATCAAGGCGAGTCGAACGCGGGCCGCGCCTATCAGTATCGCGAGTTGTTTCCAACCATGATTCAAAGTTGGCGCAACGCCTGGGACCAGGGCGATTTCCCCTTCTATTTCGTCCAACTGGCTAATTTCAAGCCGGGCGGCGGTAACTGGCCGGAACTGCGCGAAGCCCAAACCATGACGCTCAGCCTCCCCAATACCGGCATGGCGGTCACGACCGATATTGGCAACCCGGTTGACATTCACCCGCGCAACAAACAAGACGTTGGCAAGCGCTTGGCGCTGGTCGCGCTCGCCCAAGACTATGGCCACGACATCGTCTATTCAGGCCCGATGTACAAAGCGATGGAAGTCAAAGGAAACAGCGTTGCGCTTTCATTCGACCACTTGGGTTCAGGAATGGTCACGTTAGGCGGCGATACCTTGAACGGCTTCATCATTGCGGGAAGCGACAAAGAATTTCATCCGGCATCCGCCAAAATCGAAGGTGACAAAGTCATCGTCTCCAGCGACGCGGTATCAAGCCCGGTCGCGGTTCGTTACGCATGGACGGACAATCCTGAAGAAGCCAATTTGTTTAATAAAGAAGGCTTGCCTGCGTCTTCGTTCCGCACCGATGAATGGCCGGGACAAACCGTAGACAACCGCTAA
- a CDS encoding amino acid permease codes for MSETRSSKESTKETLGVFKPTEALDGAIEISVIPTKETLGVFDVVCIILGVIIGSAIFLTPSTIAALLGSPLLILIVWTAGGALSLVGGLCYAELASAYPRERGEYFYLTRAYGPWAGFLFAWARLAVIHTGNIASMAAISAVYMAQFYSFAYCELAYAVASIVLFTVINSIGLQQGKWMQNILSSVKVVGLILIVIAVFSLPGAPAEDSSQTSMELTFGGFFLAMVFVQFTFGGWSDCAFVTVEMRNPQRNVLRSMVIGIVLVTIIYIGVNIALLWGLGVQGMIESDAVVADYTALAWGDWGRRSVSALVIASALGAVNGMTLTGGRLFMTLGRDYPIFGMLGKGVTANNAPLGALWAQCAISVILVASGSFETLVTYTAGAHWLFLLLVGISVFILRRIDPDVERPYRVHGYPWIPLVFIATSGMLLYSALDYAGWSSLIGFGLVLFGLVLYWVNRRMASNS; via the coding sequence ATGAGCGAAACCAGGTCATCTAAAGAATCTACGAAAGAAACATTGGGCGTATTCAAGCCAACCGAGGCGCTAGATGGCGCAATAGAGATTTCTGTTATTCCAACGAAAGAAACATTGGGCGTATTTGACGTCGTTTGCATCATTTTGGGCGTCATTATCGGCAGCGCAATTTTCCTCACGCCCTCGACGATTGCTGCGCTTTTAGGCTCTCCACTACTTATTCTCATTGTGTGGACGGCGGGCGGCGCCTTGTCGCTGGTGGGCGGATTGTGTTACGCCGAACTGGCCTCCGCCTACCCACGCGAACGCGGCGAGTATTTTTATCTGACCCGCGCTTACGGCCCCTGGGCAGGCTTTCTGTTCGCTTGGGCGCGGTTGGCGGTGATCCATACCGGAAACATCGCCAGCATGGCGGCGATTTCGGCGGTCTACATGGCGCAGTTTTACTCATTCGCTTACTGCGAACTCGCGTATGCGGTCGCGTCGATCGTTTTATTCACGGTGATTAACAGCATTGGCTTGCAACAGGGCAAGTGGATGCAAAACATCTTGAGCAGCGTGAAGGTGGTCGGGCTGATTCTGATTGTGATCGCGGTGTTTTCGTTGCCCGGCGCACCTGCTGAAGATTCAAGCCAAACCTCAATGGAACTCACCTTCGGCGGGTTCTTTCTGGCGATGGTCTTCGTGCAATTTACCTTCGGCGGCTGGAGTGACTGCGCGTTTGTCACGGTCGAGATGCGCAACCCGCAGCGCAACGTATTGCGTTCGATGGTGATTGGGATTGTGCTGGTAACGATCATCTATATCGGCGTAAACATCGCCTTGTTGTGGGGATTGGGCGTACAAGGCATGATCGAGTCGGATGCGGTGGTGGCGGATTATACCGCGCTCGCCTGGGGCGACTGGGGACGCCGCTCCGTAAGCGCGTTGGTGATCGCCTCCGCGCTGGGCGCCGTCAACGGCATGACCCTGACTGGCGGGCGGCTGTTTATGACGCTGGGGCGCGATTACCCGATCTTTGGGATGCTCGGCAAGGGCGTCACCGCGAACAATGCGCCGCTGGGGGCGTTGTGGGCGCAATGCGCGATCTCAGTCATCTTGGTTGCCAGCGGCAGTTTTGAAACCCTGGTAACCTACACTGCTGGCGCACATTGGTTGTTCTTGCTGCTGGTCGGCATTAGCGTTTTTATTTTGCGGCGCATTGATCCTGATGTTGAGCGCCCTTATCGCGTACACGGCTACCCGTGGATTCCACTTGTGTTTATCGCGACCTCAGGAATGCTGCTCTACAGTGCGCTCGATTACGCCGGTTGGAGTTCGCTGATCGGCTTCGGCTTGGTACTATTCGGCTTGGTGTTGTATTGGGTGAATCGAAGGATGGCTTCGAATTCGTAA
- a CDS encoding CoB--CoM heterodisulfide reductase iron-sulfur subunit A family protein — MSTNGNGQNEKPRIGVYVCHCGINIAGKVSIDEVTEFAKSLPNVAVSKEYKFMCSDPGQELIQKDIKENGINRVVVASCSPLMHEETFRKATGAAGINPFYFQMANIREHVSWVTKDKAAATEKAKALLGAAVRRVSLHQALEKRRVKVHPDVLIVGGGIAGIHSALTIADSGRHVLLVEREPTIGGHMAMFDKTFPTLDCAACILTPKMSQVKEHPNITLWTYSEVEKVDGYAGNFKVKVRRKPRYVNEDECVGCMMCVDHCVYKKGNVNDEFNQGLDKRKPIFIPFPQATPPVVVIDPESCLQLSKGKCKQLCAEACEKHAIDFNQQEEIKEVEVGAIILSTGFKTFNPMRTPQYGYGKYLNVYTSLEVERLVNASGPTGGEVIMRNGEQPKSVAIIHCVGSRDHKTNKHCSRVCCMYSLKLAHLIKERTESEVYNFYIDMRTPGKGYEEFYDRLLEEGTHFIRGRVAEVTDWALTPEEEGKLIVRAEDTMVGMPRRIPVDMVILSVGLEAQEDADDVRRMFGISCSKTGWFTERHPKLAPVSTATDGVFLAGACQGPKDIPDTVAQAGAAAAEALALVDRGYVELEPNTAFIVEEDCSGCKSCISMCPYTAITRDEEKGVAVVNEALCKGCGTCVATCPSGAAHQNLFLDEQIYAEIEGVLSYV, encoded by the coding sequence ATGTCTACTAACGGTAATGGGCAAAATGAGAAACCCCGCATCGGCGTATATGTGTGCCACTGCGGCATTAATATCGCGGGCAAGGTTTCGATTGACGAAGTGACGGAATTTGCGAAATCTCTGCCGAACGTGGCGGTTTCTAAAGAATACAAATTTATGTGCTCCGACCCTGGTCAGGAGTTGATTCAAAAAGACATTAAAGAGAACGGAATCAATCGCGTCGTCGTTGCTTCCTGTTCGCCTTTAATGCACGAAGAGACCTTCCGCAAAGCCACTGGCGCGGCGGGCATTAACCCGTTTTATTTTCAAATGGCGAACATTCGCGAGCATGTCAGTTGGGTAACCAAAGACAAAGCCGCCGCGACTGAAAAAGCCAAGGCGTTGCTTGGGGCGGCGGTGCGGCGCGTTTCGCTGCATCAGGCGCTGGAGAAAAGACGCGTCAAGGTTCATCCTGACGTGTTGATCGTCGGCGGCGGCATCGCGGGCATCCACTCGGCGTTGACCATTGCCGATTCAGGTCGGCACGTGCTGTTGGTCGAGCGTGAACCGACCATCGGCGGCCACATGGCGATGTTTGATAAAACGTTCCCGACGCTGGACTGCGCAGCCTGTATTCTGACGCCGAAAATGTCGCAAGTGAAAGAACATCCTAACATTACCTTGTGGACGTATTCCGAAGTCGAAAAAGTCGACGGCTACGCGGGCAACTTTAAGGTGAAAGTGCGCCGCAAACCGCGTTATGTGAATGAAGATGAATGCGTGGGCTGCATGATGTGCGTCGACCATTGCGTCTACAAAAAAGGCAATGTCAACGACGAGTTCAACCAGGGGTTGGATAAACGCAAACCCATTTTTATTCCGTTCCCGCAGGCGACGCCGCCTGTAGTCGTCATCGACCCGGAATCGTGCCTGCAACTCTCAAAAGGCAAATGCAAGCAACTTTGCGCCGAAGCGTGCGAAAAACACGCCATTGATTTCAACCAGCAGGAAGAAATCAAAGAGGTCGAAGTCGGCGCCATAATTCTTTCGACTGGCTTCAAGACATTCAATCCGATGCGTACGCCGCAATATGGATATGGCAAGTACCTCAACGTTTACACCAGCCTCGAAGTCGAGCGCCTGGTGAATGCGTCTGGCCCGACCGGCGGCGAAGTTATCATGCGCAACGGCGAACAGCCCAAGTCGGTGGCGATTATCCACTGCGTGGGTTCGCGCGATCACAAAACCAATAAGCATTGCTCGCGGGTGTGTTGTATGTACTCGCTTAAACTCGCGCACCTGATTAAAGAGCGCACTGAAAGCGAAGTGTATAACTTCTACATTGACATGCGTACGCCCGGCAAAGGCTACGAAGAGTTTTATGATCGCCTGTTAGAAGAAGGAACCCACTTCATTCGCGGGCGCGTGGCCGAAGTGACCGACTGGGCGCTGACGCCGGAAGAAGAAGGCAAACTGATCGTGCGCGCTGAAGACACCATGGTTGGAATGCCGCGGCGCATCCCGGTTGATATGGTCATTCTTTCGGTTGGATTAGAAGCGCAAGAAGACGCCGATGACGTGCGCCGCATGTTTGGCATCTCGTGCAGCAAGACCGGATGGTTCACTGAACGGCACCCGAAACTGGCGCCGGTTTCCACCGCGACTGACGGCGTGTTCCTCGCGGGCGCTTGCCAAGGCCCGAAGGACATTCCCGACACGGTCGCGCAAGCAGGCGCGGCGGCGGCCGAAGCGTTGGCGCTGGTCGACCGGGGATATGTTGAACTCGAACCCAACACCGCCTTCATCGTTGAAGAAGATTGTTCGGGATGTAAGAGTTGTATTTCGATGTGTCCATATACCGCGATTACCCGTGATGAAGAAAAGGGCGTTGCGGTGGTGAACGAGGCGTTGTGTAAAGGCTGTGGTACGTGCGTCGCGACCTGCCCATCGGGCGCCGCGCACCAGAATCTCTTCTTAGATGAACAAATTTACGCAGAAATCGAGGGGGTATTAAGCTATGTCTGA
- a CDS encoding ferredoxin, producing MADIGERWEDNISGKFYIDKTCAFCSVCMDEAPDNITESEDGDHCIVSKQPAGDDEIEAMKAAIDSCPTGSIGEDGE from the coding sequence ATGGCAGATATCGGTGAACGCTGGGAAGATAACATTTCTGGTAAATTCTACATTGACAAAACCTGTGCGTTTTGTTCAGTGTGCATGGATGAAGCGCCTGACAACATTACAGAGAGTGAAGACGGCGACCATTGTATCGTATCAAAGCAGCCTGCTGGCGACGACGAAATCGAAGCCATGAAAGCAGCGATTGATTCCTGCCCCACCGGTTCAATCGGCGAAGATGGCGAATAA